One Cedecea neteri DNA segment encodes these proteins:
- the alsK gene encoding allose kinase, translated as MPKPLNVVAGVDMGATHIRLCLQDESGTVLHCEKQRTAEIIVGGVVCGIAHLLNDRLDHFHARCRGMVMGFPALVGKDKRTIISTPNLPLSALELNELAGKLEDAIGCPVEFSRDVNLQLSFDVAQNGLQHQQVLGAYLGTGMGFAVWLNGAPWTGANGVAGELGHIPQGDMHLTCGCGNAGCLETVCSGIALKRWYDASPKTYEIGELFTFAAQEPFVVALLDHAARAIATSINLFDPDAVILGGGVMDMVDFPREALVAQTKRYLRRPLPHDAVRFIDASSSAFNGAQGAATLARACFLPALYVAPQQAALG; from the coding sequence ATGCCAAAACCGCTTAACGTGGTGGCCGGAGTGGATATGGGCGCCACCCATATCCGCCTGTGTTTGCAGGACGAGTCCGGCACGGTGCTGCACTGTGAAAAACAGCGCACGGCAGAGATTATCGTGGGTGGCGTAGTCTGCGGGATCGCCCACCTGTTAAACGATCGACTGGATCACTTTCACGCCCGCTGTCGCGGCATGGTGATGGGGTTCCCGGCGCTGGTGGGCAAAGACAAGCGCACGATCATCTCCACGCCGAATTTGCCGCTTTCCGCGCTGGAACTGAACGAGCTGGCGGGCAAGCTGGAGGATGCGATCGGCTGCCCGGTCGAGTTTTCTCGGGATGTAAACCTGCAGCTCTCTTTCGACGTCGCGCAAAACGGCCTGCAGCATCAGCAGGTGCTGGGGGCTTATCTCGGCACCGGCATGGGCTTTGCCGTCTGGCTGAACGGCGCCCCCTGGACCGGCGCCAACGGGGTTGCCGGGGAACTGGGCCATATTCCGCAGGGCGATATGCACCTGACCTGCGGCTGCGGCAATGCAGGCTGCCTGGAGACGGTGTGCTCGGGGATTGCCCTGAAACGCTGGTACGACGCCAGCCCGAAAACGTACGAAATTGGCGAGCTGTTTACCTTTGCCGCCCAGGAGCCGTTTGTCGTTGCCCTGCTCGACCATGCGGCGCGCGCCATCGCCACCAGCATCAACCTCTTCGACCCGGATGCGGTGATCCTCGGCGGCGGGGTGATGGACATGGTCGATTTCCCGCGTGAGGCACTGGTGGCGCAGACGAAACGCTATCTGCGCCGCCCTTTGCCGCATGATGCTGTGCGCTTTATCGACGCGTCGTCCTCGGCCTTCAACGGCGCTCAGGGTGCGGCTACGCTGGCCCGCGCCTGTTTCTTGCCCGCGCTTTACGTAGCGCCTCAGCAAGCTGCGCTCGGGTAA
- a CDS encoding MurR/RpiR family transcriptional regulator, producing the protein MSQSDIDSQPPFGIGLAPWLRMKQEGMTDNESRIVDWLLKPGNLSDAPAIKDVAEALAVSEAMIVKVSKLLGFSGFRNLRSALVTYFSESEQVLPTELAFDEAPQDVVNKVFNITLRTIMEGQSIVNVDEIHRAARYFAKAKQRDLYGVGGSNAICNDIQHKFLRIGVRCQAYQDAHIMMMSASLLKEGDVVLVVSHSGRTGDLKAAVELAKKNGAKIICITHSYHSPIARLADFIICSPAPETPLLGRNASARILQLTLLDAFFVSVAQQNIEQATLNMQKTGAIVDFFSPGALK; encoded by the coding sequence ATGAGTCAGTCAGATATTGATTCACAGCCGCCGTTCGGCATCGGCCTTGCCCCCTGGCTGCGCATGAAGCAGGAGGGGATGACGGACAACGAAAGCCGCATCGTCGACTGGTTGTTGAAGCCCGGCAATCTGAGCGATGCCCCGGCCATTAAAGACGTTGCCGAAGCCCTTGCGGTGTCGGAAGCGATGATCGTTAAAGTCTCGAAGCTGCTGGGGTTCAGCGGCTTCCGCAACCTGCGCAGCGCGCTGGTCACCTACTTTTCCGAGTCAGAGCAGGTGCTGCCGACCGAGCTTGCCTTCGACGAAGCGCCGCAGGATGTGGTCAACAAGGTGTTTAACATCACCCTGCGGACCATTATGGAAGGGCAGTCGATCGTCAACGTGGATGAGATCCACCGTGCGGCGCGCTACTTCGCGAAGGCAAAACAGCGGGATTTGTACGGCGTGGGCGGCTCAAACGCCATTTGTAACGACATCCAGCATAAGTTTTTGCGCATCGGCGTGCGCTGCCAGGCATACCAGGATGCCCACATCATGATGATGTCGGCCTCGCTGCTAAAAGAAGGCGATGTAGTGCTGGTTGTGTCCCATTCAGGGCGCACAGGTGATTTAAAAGCGGCGGTGGAGCTGGCGAAAAAGAACGGCGCAAAAATAATTTGTATTACCCATAGCTATCATTCGCCGATTGCCCGGCTCGCTGATTTTATTATTTGTTCACCGGCGCCCGAGACGCCTTTATTGGGCCGTAACGCTTCGGCGCGTATATTACAATTAACATTACTCGATGCGTTTTTTGTTTCAGTCGCACAGCAAAATATTGAACAGGCAACATTAAATATGCAAAAAACCGGTGCAATTGTGGATTTCTTTTCCCCAGGCGCGCTGAAGTAA
- the phnP gene encoding phosphonate metabolism protein PhnP: protein MTLTLTLSGTGGAQLVPAWGCRCAACSRARTNPVHRRRPCSAVLKYNDAITLIDAGLPDLMDSWQPGDFQQFLLTHYHMDHVQGLFPLRWGVGEKIPVYGPPDEQGCDDLFKHPGLLDFSHTVEPFVAFTLQALRVTPLPLLHSKLTFGYLFETAYSRLAWLSDTAGLPDKTLKFLAANRPEVVVIDCSREPRPDTPKNHCDLTTVIALNEQIGSPRVVLTHISHQFDEWLMHNVLPEGFEAGFDGMEIVLD, encoded by the coding sequence ATGACGCTCACGCTAACGCTTAGCGGCACCGGCGGGGCGCAGCTTGTCCCGGCCTGGGGCTGCCGCTGCGCCGCCTGTTCACGGGCGCGAACCAACCCGGTCCACCGCCGACGCCCGTGCAGCGCGGTGCTCAAGTATAACGATGCGATTACGCTGATAGACGCGGGACTGCCCGACCTGATGGACAGCTGGCAGCCGGGGGATTTTCAGCAGTTTTTACTCACCCACTACCATATGGATCATGTCCAGGGCCTCTTTCCGCTACGCTGGGGAGTGGGCGAGAAAATCCCGGTTTACGGCCCGCCGGATGAGCAGGGCTGCGACGATCTGTTCAAGCACCCCGGCCTGCTGGACTTTAGCCATACCGTCGAGCCGTTTGTCGCCTTCACCCTCCAGGCGCTGCGCGTCACGCCACTGCCGCTCCTGCACTCAAAGCTGACGTTTGGCTATCTGTTTGAAACGGCGTACAGCCGACTGGCCTGGCTAAGTGATACGGCGGGGCTGCCGGACAAAACCCTGAAGTTTCTGGCCGCCAACCGCCCGGAAGTGGTGGTGATAGATTGCAGCCGTGAACCCCGGCCTGACACGCCAAAAAATCATTGCGACCTAACCACAGTGATCGCACTGAACGAGCAGATTGGCAGTCCGCGAGTCGTGCTGACCCACATCAGCCACCAGTTTGATGAATGGCTGATGCACAACGTATTGCCTGAAGGGTTTGAAGCGGGTTTTGACGGCATGGAGATCGTGCTGGACTAA
- the phnO gene encoding aminoalkylphosphonate N-acetyltransferase, whose translation MSDVVKLKAAAIEDSDTVYRMICELKQAQADRPGFNACFTENLRDPNIFYQLAWLGNKAVGMISLHLQYHLHHARRIGEIQELVVLEEARGHGVGKQLLAWAEEKARKADAELTELSTSTSRKDAHRFYEREGYRATHIRFTKPVETPDDAHANA comes from the coding sequence ATGTCTGATGTTGTTAAGTTAAAAGCTGCCGCTATCGAAGACAGCGACACCGTTTACCGCATGATTTGCGAGCTGAAACAGGCTCAGGCCGACCGCCCTGGCTTTAACGCCTGCTTCACGGAGAATCTGCGTGACCCAAATATCTTTTATCAACTGGCGTGGTTAGGGAACAAAGCCGTGGGGATGATTAGCCTCCACCTGCAATACCATCTGCATCACGCCCGCCGCATCGGCGAGATCCAGGAACTGGTGGTGCTGGAAGAAGCACGCGGCCACGGCGTCGGTAAACAGCTGCTCGCCTGGGCAGAAGAAAAAGCGCGTAAAGCCGATGCAGAGCTGACGGAGCTTTCGACCAGCACCAGCCGCAAAGACGCCCATCGTTTTTACGAGCGTGAAGGCTACCGCGCCACCCATATCCGCTTTACCAAACCGGTGGAGACACCTGATGACGCTCACGCTAACGCTTAG
- the yjdP gene encoding DDRRRQL repeat protein YjdP, whose protein sequence is MKSYAAALLLGTLYLASPFAQADVIDDAIGNIQQAFSDAYKPGGDRVYHDDNDDPADQRRLSRQDDARYRQLEDRRRSLDERQNQLDRERQQLDDEESRLQDDDDR, encoded by the coding sequence ATGAAATCTTATGCCGCCGCGCTGCTGCTCGGCACGCTTTACCTGGCCTCGCCGTTCGCGCAGGCCGACGTGATTGATGACGCGATTGGCAATATCCAGCAGGCCTTTAGCGATGCCTACAAGCCGGGTGGCGACCGCGTTTATCATGATGACAATGACGATCCGGCGGATCAGCGCCGGCTTAGCCGTCAGGACGACGCCCGTTACCGCCAGCTGGAAGACAGGCGTCGTAGTCTTGATGAGCGCCAGAACCAGCTCGACCGCGAGCGCCAGCAGTTGGATGACGAAGAGAGCCGCCTGCAGGACGACGACGATCGTTAG
- the alsC gene encoding D-allose ABC transporter permease — protein MGITTRMKREESEKKPFNFAQFWDKYGTFFILAIIVAIFGTLSAEYFLTASNISAIFVQSSVTVLIGMGEFFAILVAGIDLSVGAILALSGMVTAKLMLAGVDPFLAALIGGVIVGGLLGAINGCLVNWTGLHPFIITLGTNAIFRGITLVISDANSVYGFSFDFVNFFAATPLGIPVPVIFSLIVAGILWFLTTRTRLGRNIYALGGNKNSAFYSGIDVKFHMLVVFIISGICAGLAGVVSTARLGAAEPLAGMGFETYAIASAIIGGTSFFGGKGRIFSVVIGGLIIGTINNGLNILQVQTYYQLVVMGGLIIAAVALDRLISK, from the coding sequence ATGGGCATTACCACAAGAATGAAACGCGAAGAAAGCGAGAAAAAACCGTTCAATTTCGCCCAGTTTTGGGACAAATACGGCACCTTCTTCATCCTCGCGATTATCGTCGCCATCTTCGGCACGCTCTCCGCTGAGTACTTCCTGACGGCCAGCAACATCAGCGCCATCTTTGTGCAAAGCTCGGTGACAGTGCTTATCGGTATGGGGGAGTTCTTCGCCATTCTGGTGGCGGGGATCGACCTGTCTGTGGGCGCGATTCTGGCGCTTTCCGGCATGGTCACCGCCAAACTGATGCTGGCGGGCGTTGATCCGTTCCTTGCGGCGCTGATTGGCGGCGTGATTGTCGGCGGGCTGCTCGGGGCGATTAACGGCTGCCTGGTGAACTGGACGGGGCTGCATCCGTTCATCATCACCCTCGGTACCAACGCCATCTTCCGTGGCATCACGCTGGTTATCTCTGACGCCAACTCGGTGTACGGCTTCTCGTTCGACTTCGTGAACTTCTTCGCCGCCACGCCGCTCGGTATCCCGGTGCCGGTGATCTTCTCGCTGATTGTCGCCGGGATACTGTGGTTCCTGACCACCCGCACGCGTCTCGGCCGCAATATTTACGCCCTCGGCGGCAATAAGAACTCGGCGTTCTATTCCGGCATCGACGTGAAGTTCCACATGCTGGTGGTGTTCATCATCTCCGGCATCTGCGCCGGGCTGGCTGGCGTGGTTTCAACCGCGCGTCTTGGGGCGGCAGAGCCGCTGGCGGGCATGGGGTTTGAAACCTACGCCATCGCCAGCGCCATCATCGGCGGCACCAGCTTCTTCGGCGGCAAGGGCCGGATTTTCTCGGTGGTGATTGGCGGCCTGATCATCGGCACCATCAACAACGGGCTCAATATTCTCCAGGTACAAACCTATTACCAGCTGGTGGTAATGGGCGGGCTTATCATCGCTGCGGTGGCCCTGGATCGGTTAATCAGTAAATAA
- the alsE gene encoding D-allulose 6-phosphate 3-epimerase — translation MKISPSLMCMDLAKFQEQIEFIDLHADYFHIDIMDGHFVPNLTLSPFFVGQVRKLASKPLDCHLMVTRPQDYIVPLAQAGADIITLHPETINGQAFRLIEEIRRHGMKVGLILNPETPVEAMKYYIHKADKVTVMTVDPGFAGQPFIPEMLDKVAELKAWREREGLSYEIEIDGSCNAATYERLMAAGADVFIVGTSGLFNHARDIDEAWQVMSEQILAAKDEVMPHAKTA, via the coding sequence ATGAAAATTTCCCCCTCTTTGATGTGCATGGATCTGGCAAAATTCCAGGAACAGATTGAGTTTATCGACCTGCACGCGGACTACTTCCATATCGACATTATGGACGGTCACTTTGTGCCGAACCTGACGCTGTCCCCGTTCTTCGTCGGCCAGGTCAGGAAGCTTGCCAGCAAGCCGCTGGACTGCCACTTAATGGTCACCCGCCCGCAGGATTACATCGTCCCGCTGGCGCAGGCCGGGGCGGACATTATCACCCTGCACCCGGAAACCATTAACGGCCAGGCCTTCCGCCTCATCGAAGAGATCCGCCGCCACGGCATGAAAGTTGGCCTGATTTTGAACCCGGAAACGCCGGTTGAGGCGATGAAGTACTACATTCATAAGGCAGACAAGGTGACGGTGATGACCGTTGACCCAGGGTTTGCCGGCCAGCCGTTTATCCCAGAAATGCTGGACAAAGTGGCCGAGCTGAAAGCCTGGCGTGAGCGCGAAGGGCTGAGCTACGAGATTGAAATTGACGGTTCCTGCAACGCGGCAACCTATGAACGACTCATGGCCGCCGGGGCAGATGTGTTTATCGTCGGCACTTCCGGGCTGTTTAACCACGCCCGGGATATCGACGAGGCCTGGCAGGTGATGAGCGAGCAGATCCTGGCGGCCAAAGACGAGGTTATGCCCCATGCCAAAACCGCTTAA
- the rpiB gene encoding bifunctional allose-6-phosphate isomerase/ribose-5-phosphate isomerase RpiB: MKKIAFGCDHVGFLLKAEIVEHLQEKGIEVLDKGTWSGERTDYPLYASAVAEAVVNGEAEGGILICGTGVGISITANKFPGIRAVVCSEPYSALLSRQHNNTNVLAFGSRVVGLDLAKMIVDAWLSGQFEGGRHQARVEAIGALESPRI, translated from the coding sequence ATGAAAAAAATTGCATTTGGCTGTGACCACGTAGGCTTCCTGCTGAAGGCGGAGATTGTGGAGCATCTTCAGGAGAAGGGCATTGAGGTGCTGGACAAGGGGACCTGGTCTGGCGAGCGCACGGATTACCCGCTCTACGCCAGCGCGGTGGCAGAAGCCGTGGTGAACGGCGAAGCTGAGGGAGGCATTTTAATTTGCGGTACCGGCGTGGGGATTTCGATCACCGCCAATAAATTTCCTGGTATTCGGGCGGTGGTCTGCAGCGAACCTTATTCCGCGCTGCTTTCCCGCCAGCACAACAATACCAACGTGTTGGCTTTCGGCTCCCGCGTGGTGGGGCTGGATTTGGCCAAAATGATCGTCGATGCATGGCTAAGCGGGCAGTTTGAAGGCGGACGCCATCAGGCGCGAGTCGAGGCCATTGGCGCGCTGGAATCGCCGAGAATTTGA
- the alsB gene encoding D-allose transporter substrate-binding protein gives MNKYLKIFSGAAMGLMLSTSAFAAADYAVVLKTLSNPYWVDMKKGIEDEAKTLGVSVDIFASPSEGDFQSQLQLFEDLTNKKYKGIAFAPLSSVNLVVPVANAWKKGIYLVNLDEKIDMDNLKKAGGNVEAFVTTDNVAVGAKGAGFIIDKLSAAGGDVAIIEGKAGNASGEARRVGASDAFKKASQIKLVASQPADWDRIKALDVATNVLQRNPNLKAFYCANDTMAMGAAQAVANAGKTGKILVVGTDGIPEARKMVADGQMTATVAQNPADIGATGLKLLVDAAKTGKVIALDKAPQFSLVDSVLVTK, from the coding sequence ATGAATAAATATCTGAAAATATTCAGCGGCGCTGCTATGGGCCTGATGTTATCCACCAGCGCTTTTGCGGCTGCCGATTATGCGGTGGTATTAAAAACATTATCCAACCCTTATTGGGTGGATATGAAAAAAGGCATTGAAGATGAAGCTAAAACGCTGGGCGTTAGTGTTGATATTTTTGCTTCGCCTTCGGAAGGGGATTTCCAGTCGCAATTACAGCTTTTTGAAGATTTAACTAATAAGAAATACAAAGGCATCGCTTTTGCGCCGCTCTCCTCGGTCAACCTCGTGGTGCCGGTGGCGAATGCCTGGAAAAAAGGCATTTACCTGGTCAACCTCGATGAAAAAATCGATATGGATAACCTGAAAAAAGCCGGCGGCAACGTCGAAGCCTTTGTTACCACCGATAATGTGGCGGTCGGCGCGAAAGGCGCAGGCTTCATCATCGATAAGCTCAGTGCCGCAGGCGGCGACGTGGCCATCATCGAAGGTAAAGCAGGTAACGCCTCCGGCGAAGCCCGTCGCGTAGGCGCCAGCGATGCCTTTAAGAAAGCCAGCCAGATTAAACTGGTTGCCAGCCAGCCCGCCGACTGGGACCGCATCAAGGCACTCGATGTGGCCACCAACGTGCTGCAGCGAAATCCAAATCTGAAAGCCTTCTACTGCGCGAACGACACCATGGCGATGGGTGCCGCTCAGGCGGTGGCTAACGCCGGGAAGACCGGGAAAATTCTGGTGGTTGGCACCGACGGTATCCCGGAAGCCCGTAAGATGGTGGCTGACGGGCAGATGACCGCCACCGTAGCGCAGAACCCGGCGGATATCGGTGCGACAGGCCTGAAGCTGCTGGTAGATGCGGCGAAAACGGGCAAGGTGATTGCGCTGGATAAGGCCCCGCAGTTTAGCCTGGTGGATTCGGTACTGGTGACGAAATAG
- a CDS encoding ATP-binding protein: MTQPRPSFFASARGRLLFFNLLVVAVTLMVCGVAVLGFEHASRLQEQVQGQTLLDMSGSMELARDTSNVATAAVRLSQVVGALEYQSEAESLKQTQLSLQNSLSHLATAPLARREPQLVSRIIARSNELESSVTNMLVMGHRRHLQRNLLLSALYQNQSYLEHLQEVNAREGLNVPDAALLKEMDRLILVAIQSSSPRPAVRQLSEVMQLLPAQAPSPLADSILQQFRSGLQQLPPLSAQLEESDLGIAWHMYHIKALVAFLNQDINLYVQKVGEESRQRSQQSHRDLQSIIAFIGLFALLALVITGFAGLYIYRNLGSNLTAISQAMTRLAKGEKEVSVPAQQRRDELGELARAFNVFARNTASLEHTSRLLKEKSTLLETTFHAMRDGFALFDSDGFLVVWNQQYPLLLGLDPQRLQRGQHYLGLLKQVTPLQEHMLGNLSRPLPKPQELRLADGRTIELRFSPVPGRGMVNVVLERSERKALEEALVHSQKMKAVGQLTGGLAHDFNNLLAVIIGSLELTATDSPDAVRIQRALKAAERGAQLTQRLLAFSRKQPLHPRAVAMKSLLENLDPLMRHSLPAHLTLSVEAQQPAWPAWIDVNQLENAIINLVMNARDAMEGRSGEIKIRTWNQRVVRGEGRKQDMVVIEVADTGHGMTDEVKAQVFEPFFTTKQTGSGSGLGLSMVYGFVRQSGGRVQIESEPGKGTRVILQLPRASAEVQPEALPLAGEQADIADQLVLVLEDEPDVRQTLCEQLHELGYLTLEASDSQQALELMTEVPDIGLVISDLMLPGELSGADVLQQARRHHPQLDLLLISGQDLRRSEQHLPDVELLRKPFTRAQLAEALRKARARNRRGPA, from the coding sequence ATGACCCAGCCTCGCCCGTCCTTCTTCGCCAGCGCCCGTGGCCGCCTGCTGTTCTTCAACCTGCTGGTGGTGGCGGTCACGCTGATGGTCTGCGGCGTGGCGGTGCTCGGTTTTGAACATGCCAGCCGCCTGCAGGAACAGGTGCAGGGGCAAACGCTGCTCGACATGTCCGGCAGCATGGAGCTGGCGCGCGACACCTCCAACGTGGCGACGGCGGCGGTCAGGCTTTCTCAGGTTGTCGGCGCGCTGGAATACCAAAGCGAAGCGGAAAGCCTGAAGCAGACCCAGCTTTCGCTGCAAAACTCGCTTTCTCATCTGGCTACCGCGCCGCTGGCCAGGCGCGAACCACAGTTGGTCAGCCGGATCATCGCCCGCAGCAACGAGCTGGAAAGCAGCGTCACCAACATGCTGGTGATGGGGCACCGCCGCCACTTGCAGCGCAACCTGCTGCTGAGCGCCCTGTACCAGAACCAGAGCTATCTTGAGCACCTGCAGGAGGTTAACGCGCGCGAAGGGCTGAACGTGCCGGATGCCGCGCTGCTCAAAGAGATGGATCGCCTGATCCTGGTGGCGATTCAGTCTTCTTCGCCGAGGCCAGCGGTACGCCAGCTTAGCGAAGTGATGCAGCTCTTGCCCGCACAAGCGCCATCGCCGCTGGCGGACAGCATTTTGCAGCAGTTCAGAAGCGGCCTGCAGCAGCTGCCGCCGCTCTCTGCCCAGCTTGAGGAAAGCGATCTGGGCATCGCCTGGCACATGTACCACATCAAAGCGCTGGTGGCTTTTCTGAATCAGGACATCAACCTGTACGTGCAAAAAGTCGGGGAAGAGTCCCGGCAGCGCAGCCAGCAAAGCCACCGGGATTTGCAGTCCATCATCGCCTTTATCGGCCTGTTCGCCCTGCTGGCGCTGGTGATCACCGGCTTCGCCGGGCTGTATATCTACCGCAACCTCGGCTCTAACTTAACGGCCATTTCCCAGGCGATGACGCGGCTGGCGAAGGGCGAAAAAGAGGTCAGCGTGCCTGCGCAGCAGCGGCGTGATGAGCTGGGCGAGCTGGCCAGGGCGTTTAACGTCTTTGCCCGCAATACCGCGTCGCTGGAGCACACTTCGCGCCTGCTGAAAGAGAAAAGTACCTTGCTGGAAACCACCTTCCACGCCATGCGCGACGGCTTTGCGCTGTTCGACAGCGACGGTTTCCTGGTGGTGTGGAACCAGCAGTACCCGCTGCTGCTGGGGCTGGACCCACAGCGCCTGCAGCGTGGCCAGCACTACCTCGGGCTACTCAAACAGGTCACGCCGCTGCAGGAACACATGCTCGGCAATCTTTCCCGGCCTTTGCCGAAGCCGCAGGAACTGAGGCTGGCGGACGGGCGTACCATCGAGCTGCGCTTTAGCCCGGTGCCGGGGCGGGGCATGGTGAACGTGGTGCTGGAACGCAGCGAGCGCAAGGCGCTGGAAGAGGCGCTGGTGCACAGTCAAAAAATGAAGGCGGTGGGGCAACTCACCGGCGGCCTGGCGCACGATTTTAATAACCTGCTGGCGGTGATTATCGGCAGCCTGGAGCTGACCGCGACAGACTCACCGGACGCCGTGCGCATTCAGCGTGCGCTGAAGGCCGCCGAACGGGGCGCTCAGCTTACCCAGCGGCTGCTTGCCTTTTCCCGTAAGCAGCCGCTGCATCCGCGTGCGGTGGCGATGAAAAGCCTGCTGGAAAACCTCGATCCGCTGATGCGCCACTCTTTGCCCGCCCACCTTACGCTTAGCGTAGAAGCCCAGCAGCCCGCCTGGCCTGCGTGGATCGACGTTAACCAGCTGGAGAACGCGATCATCAATCTGGTGATGAACGCCAGGGACGCCATGGAAGGCCGCAGCGGTGAAATCAAAATCCGCACCTGGAACCAGCGCGTGGTGCGCGGCGAAGGGCGCAAACAGGATATGGTGGTGATTGAAGTGGCCGACACCGGCCACGGCATGACGGATGAAGTGAAGGCGCAGGTGTTTGAGCCGTTCTTCACCACCAAACAGACCGGCAGCGGCAGCGGGCTGGGGCTGTCGATGGTGTATGGCTTTGTGCGCCAGTCCGGCGGGCGGGTGCAAATAGAAAGCGAGCCAGGCAAAGGGACTCGGGTCATACTGCAACTGCCTCGTGCATCTGCGGAGGTGCAACCGGAGGCCTTGCCGCTGGCCGGTGAACAGGCCGACATTGCCGACCAGCTTGTGCTGGTGCTGGAAGACGAACCGGACGTACGCCAGACGCTGTGCGAGCAGCTGCATGAGCTGGGTTATCTGACGCTGGAAGCCAGCGACAGCCAGCAGGCGCTGGAGCTAATGACGGAGGTGCCGGACATTGGCCTCGTGATCAGCGACCTGATGCTGCCCGGCGAGTTAAGCGGCGCGGATGTGCTGCAGCAGGCTCGCCGCCACCATCCTCAGCTGGATTTGTTGCTGATCAGCGGGCAAGACCTTCGCCGCAGCGAACAGCACTTGCCCGATGTGGAGCTGCTGCGCAAGCCGTTTACCCGAGCGCAGCTTGCTGAGGCGCTACGTAAAGCGCGGGCAAGAAACAGGCGCGGGCCAGCGTAG
- the alsA gene encoding D-allose ABC transporter ATP-binding protein AlsA translates to MVTPYIAMAGIGKSFGPVHALKSVDLTIFPGEIHALLGENGAGKSTLMKVLSGIHEPTKGTITINNVNYEKLDHKLAAQLGIGIIYQELSVIDELTVLENLYIGRHTTKKVFGINIVDWKEMRIRAAMMLLRVGLKVDLDEKVGNLSISHKQMLEIAKTLMLDAKVIIMDEPTSSLTNKEVDYLFLIMNQLRKEGTAMVYISHKLAEIRRICDRYTVMKDGSSVCSGLVSDVSNDDIVRLMVGRELQNRFSAMKESAGNVEPDVVFEVKNVSSRDRKKVKDISFSVNRGEILGFSGLVGSGRTELMDCLFGVDKRSAGDILLNGKNISPSSPMDALKKGMGYITESRRDNGFFANFSIAQNMAVSQSLKRGGYKGAMGLFNEAEERQTAEAQRQLLALKCHSVDQNITELSGGNQQKVLISKWLCCNPEVIIFDEPTRGIDVGAKAEIYKVMRQLADDGKVILMVSSELPEIIAVCDRIAVFCEGRLTQILTNRDDISEEEIMAWALPQE, encoded by the coding sequence ATGGTCACGCCATACATTGCAATGGCGGGGATCGGCAAATCCTTTGGTCCGGTTCACGCATTAAAATCGGTTGATTTAACAATATTTCCCGGCGAAATTCATGCGCTGCTCGGGGAAAATGGTGCAGGTAAATCAACCCTAATGAAAGTCCTGTCGGGTATTCACGAACCGACCAAAGGCACCATTACGATTAATAACGTTAATTATGAAAAGCTTGATCATAAATTAGCGGCACAGCTCGGCATTGGGATTATTTATCAAGAACTCAGCGTCATTGATGAATTAACGGTTTTAGAAAATCTTTATATTGGCCGCCATACCACTAAAAAAGTCTTCGGGATTAATATTGTTGACTGGAAAGAGATGCGTATTCGCGCCGCGATGATGCTTTTGCGTGTCGGCTTAAAAGTGGATCTCGATGAAAAGGTGGGTAATTTATCCATCAGTCACAAGCAAATGTTAGAAATTGCCAAAACATTAATGCTGGACGCCAAAGTCATTATTATGGATGAACCCACCTCTTCTTTAACCAATAAAGAAGTGGATTATCTTTTTCTCATCATGAATCAGCTGCGGAAAGAAGGCACGGCGATGGTGTACATCTCCCACAAGCTCGCCGAAATCCGCCGCATCTGCGACCGCTACACGGTCATGAAGGACGGCAGCAGCGTCTGCAGCGGCCTGGTCAGCGACGTCTCCAACGACGACATTGTGCGCCTGATGGTCGGTCGCGAGCTGCAAAACCGCTTTAGCGCAATGAAAGAGAGCGCCGGGAACGTCGAGCCTGACGTGGTGTTTGAGGTGAAGAACGTCAGCAGCCGCGACCGCAAAAAAGTGAAAGACATTTCGTTCAGCGTCAACCGGGGCGAGATCCTGGGTTTTTCCGGCCTCGTCGGCTCCGGGCGCACCGAGCTGATGGACTGCCTGTTTGGCGTGGACAAACGATCAGCCGGGGACATTCTGCTTAACGGGAAAAACATCTCGCCCAGCTCGCCGATGGACGCGCTGAAAAAAGGCATGGGCTACATCACCGAAAGCCGCCGCGATAACGGCTTCTTCGCCAACTTCTCCATCGCCCAGAACATGGCCGTCAGCCAGAGCCTCAAGCGCGGCGGTTACAAAGGCGCGATGGGCCTGTTTAACGAGGCTGAGGAGCGCCAGACTGCCGAAGCCCAGCGCCAGCTGCTGGCGCTGAAGTGCCACAGCGTCGACCAAAACATTACCGAACTTTCCGGCGGCAATCAGCAGAAGGTGCTGATTTCTAAATGGCTGTGCTGCAATCCGGAAGTGATCATTTTCGATGAGCCTACCCGCGGCATCGACGTCGGCGCGAAGGCCGAAATCTACAAAGTGATGCGCCAGCTGGCGGATGACGGAAAAGTCATCCTGATGGTGTCGTCTGAGCTTCCCGAAATTATCGCCGTCTGCGACCGCATTGCCGTGTTCTGCGAAGGGCGACTGACGCAAATCCTGACCAATCGCGACGATATCAGCGAAGAGGAGATTATGGCATGGGCATTACCACAAGAATGA